In a genomic window of Apteryx mantelli isolate bAptMan1 chromosome 2, bAptMan1.hap1, whole genome shotgun sequence:
- the RBIS gene encoding ribosomal biogenesis factor — protein sequence MGRSRARASGSVFRAAGGRAAKAKAKAKPKPVATALRKINIVNAEKVRALNKAFTEVQKEVKQLSKGTAAEPQQEHQVSKHLEHEPANVDAATSLLSQL from the exons atgGGCAGGAGCCGGGCGCGGGCGAGCGGGAGCGTCTTCCGCGCCGCCGGCGGGAGGgcggccaaggccaaggccaaggcgaAGCCGAAGCCCGTCGCCACGGCGCTGCGCAAG atAAATATTGTAAATGCTGAGAAAGTCAGAGCACTAAATAAAGCATTTACAGAAGTTCAGAAAGAAGTAAAGCAGCTATCAAAAGGCACGGCAGCAGAACCTCAACAGGAACATCAG GTTTCCAAGCATCTGGAACATGAACCAGCAAACGTGGATGCCGCCACAAGCCTATTATCTCAGTTGTAA